The following proteins are co-located in the Pomacea canaliculata isolate SZHN2017 linkage group LG8, ASM307304v1, whole genome shotgun sequence genome:
- the LOC112570859 gene encoding uncharacterized protein LOC112570859: MTSCNETNTTSAMMLSHYEHITTSNVLQITCSDDILRSQMLQRAGDTMQCVCIPSLFLIGTPTNILTMIIFYRQGLGDRMNLCLFCLAFVDLMCVTTLFTMNSSCIIGLFLPNQKQFWGRVLIKNSLNFVNGFSYSTGCLTMIIAIERCACVMFPMHIATFMKTKTMAVVLATAMMLTQLLCGVYAVKEKVSIVQDVTTGRYLTLLTVTELYLSNNIFTFIENIVLPLISIFTFTVVFLATGLTVVRLRVALNWRKSTAR; the protein is encoded by the coding sequence ATGACGAGCTGCAATGAGACCAACACGACATCAGCAATGATGTTGTCCCACTATGAACACATCACAACTTCTAATGTTCTACAAATTACTTGTTCAGACGACATCTTGCGTTCACAGATGTTGCAGAGAGCAGGGGACACAATGCAGTGTGTTTGCATCCCGTCTTTGTTCCTCATCGGGACTCCGACCAACATCCTCACCATGATCATCTTCTACCGTCAGGGTCTGGgggaccggatgaacctctgtctcttctgtctcgcctttgTTGACCTCATGTGCGTCACAACTCTGTTTACAATGAACTCTAGCTGCATCATAGGACTCTTCTTACCCAATCAGAAGCAGTTTTGGGGAAGAGTTCTCATTAAGAACTCGTTAAACTTCGTGAATGGGTTCTCGTATTCTACCGGTTGTCTGACGATGATAATCGCGATAGAGAGATGCGCGTGTGTCATGTTTCCTATGCACATAGCGACCTTCATGAAGACTAAAACAATGGCAGTCGTTCTAGCTACGGCAATGATGCTCACACAGCTTTTATGTGGTGTATATGCTGTAAAAGAAAAGGTATCTATTGTACAAGATGTCACTACTGGCAGATACCTTACCCTGCTCACCGTCACAGAGCTCTACCTcagcaacaatatttttacatttatcgAAAACATCGTTTTACCACTTATCTCCATTTTCACGTTCACGGTTGTGTTTCTGGCCACGGGGCTGACTGTTGTCCGTCTACGCGTTGCTTTAAACTGGAGGAAGTCCACAGCCAGGTAG